The following are from one region of the Phycisphaerae bacterium genome:
- a CDS encoding PEP-CTERM sorting domain-containing protein, translating into MTSFAKRTVGAVAAIVGLAVSTPAALAAVPWTTNAAGAAPSGKFTWSGGESDLNIFKNPSVVSNAGVDTFVFGGLGGFGVSASNGGSSSLAEEARWNITMMPGFQITRMEIRVFGSYGVQGDGSYVSLGGGVGLEELGGLNRSWNEPLVIASPNASPITTGQGSYSAISTLDITWEFPAPFSSLRVSFGSILEAVAGAFGTASINHQLQTHRIEVGFVPEPATLSLLAFGALALVRRRR; encoded by the coding sequence ATGACATCGTTTGCAAAGAGGACCGTTGGGGCTGTGGCCGCGATTGTGGGCTTGGCCGTTAGCACGCCTGCTGCACTGGCAGCAGTTCCGTGGACGACTAACGCGGCTGGCGCTGCGCCTTCGGGCAAGTTCACCTGGTCGGGTGGCGAGAGCGATCTGAACATCTTCAAGAACCCGTCGGTCGTTTCCAACGCGGGCGTCGACACGTTCGTGTTCGGTGGCTTGGGCGGCTTCGGGGTGAGTGCGTCGAACGGCGGTTCGAGCTCGCTTGCGGAAGAGGCTCGGTGGAACATCACCATGATGCCGGGATTCCAGATCACTCGCATGGAGATCCGGGTTTTCGGATCGTACGGTGTCCAGGGTGATGGTTCTTACGTCTCTCTTGGCGGAGGCGTTGGACTTGAGGAGCTCGGTGGCTTGAACCGCTCATGGAACGAGCCGTTGGTCATCGCCAGTCCGAACGCTTCGCCGATTACCACCGGCCAAGGTTCCTACTCGGCGATTTCCACGCTGGATATCACCTGGGAGTTTCCTGCTCCGTTCAGCAGTCTTCGCGTTAGCTTCGGGAGCATTCTTGAAGCCGTCGCGGGAGCGTTCGGAACGGCTTCCATCAATCACCAGCTTCAGACTCACCGAATTGAAGTTGGATTCGTGCCCGAGCCGGCGACTCTTTCGCTGTTGGCGTTTGGTGCCTTGGCGCTTGTTCGGCGCCGACGCTAA
- a CDS encoding 1-acyl-sn-glycerol-3-phosphate acyltransferase produces the protein MTDTYATESTKPLYGTLRFLCWTAFKTYFRGRAFHVNRVPMTGPALLVANHQSFLDPIVGALSLPRECSYLARETLFRNRFFGGLIRRLNAFPVKRGAADVNAVKEVLRRLRDGKLVMIFPEGTRSRDGAISRFNPNSLLIAQRAKVPIVPVLIDGAYQAFPRGRFIPRPYRIHVIYAEPLTVEESSTWPIDRIVDVVMQRLEAGMEESRHLRQGRLGPNRTHAK, from the coding sequence ATGACCGACACATACGCCACTGAATCGACAAAGCCGCTCTACGGCACTTTACGGTTCCTCTGCTGGACCGCGTTCAAGACCTATTTTCGTGGCCGCGCATTTCATGTGAATCGCGTCCCGATGACGGGCCCCGCGCTGCTCGTTGCCAATCACCAGAGCTTCCTGGATCCAATCGTCGGCGCGTTGTCGCTGCCGCGGGAGTGCAGCTATTTGGCGCGAGAGACCCTGTTTCGGAATCGCTTTTTCGGGGGACTGATTCGAAGACTGAACGCTTTTCCCGTCAAACGCGGCGCCGCCGATGTCAATGCGGTCAAGGAGGTGCTCCGCCGTTTGCGAGATGGGAAACTCGTGATGATCTTTCCCGAGGGCACCCGTTCGCGTGACGGCGCCATTTCGCGATTTAACCCCAACTCACTCCTCATTGCCCAGCGTGCGAAAGTTCCGATCGTGCCGGTGCTCATCGACGGCGCCTACCAGGCGTTTCCGCGCGGACGGTTCATTCCCAGGCCGTACCGGATCCATGTCATCTACGCCGAGCCGCTCACTGTCGAAGAGTCGTCGACCTGGCCGATCGATCGCATCGTGGATGTGGTCATGCAACGATTGGAAGCCGGCATGGAAGAATCGCGTCATCTGCGTCAAGGACGACTCGGCCCGAATCGAACTCACGCGAAATGA
- a CDS encoding NADH-quinone oxidoreductase subunit I codes for MHHLAANESPLACTQGAVSVLCQVPERQLLMATAREYFRNIFDTVRTIAIGMKITLKYCFAKTVTVQYPDVAPVVKSRFRGFHWFEAEKCIACDQCAKACPVDCIYIEKSGPRKIDKASGVAVGGALERYAIDYSKCMFCALCTDPCPTDCIHMGENHDLSAYTREDMIVEFTELAKQGKQTPEPYWMQKPNMPAWAGDMKQRWEERARPVREEMLKALQPSKGS; via the coding sequence ATGCATCACCTCGCCGCAAACGAAAGCCCTCTGGCGTGCACACAGGGCGCGGTGTCGGTGCTCTGCCAAGTGCCCGAGAGGCAATTGCTTATGGCGACAGCCCGAGAGTATTTTCGCAACATCTTCGACACCGTCCGGACCATCGCAATTGGGATGAAAATCACCCTGAAGTATTGCTTTGCGAAGACGGTGACGGTCCAGTATCCGGACGTTGCGCCGGTCGTGAAATCGCGCTTTCGCGGTTTCCATTGGTTCGAAGCCGAAAAGTGCATCGCATGCGACCAATGCGCGAAAGCGTGCCCTGTCGACTGTATTTACATAGAGAAAAGCGGTCCTCGGAAAATCGACAAGGCCAGCGGCGTGGCCGTTGGCGGTGCGTTGGAACGATATGCGATCGACTATTCCAAATGCATGTTTTGCGCACTTTGCACGGATCCATGTCCGACGGACTGCATCCACATGGGTGAGAATCACGATCTGAGCGCCTACACCCGCGAAGACATGATTGTCGAATTTACCGAATTAGCAAAGCAAGGGAAACAAACGCCGGAACCCTACTGGATGCAGAAGCCGAATATGCCGGCCTGGGCAGGTGACATGAAACAGCGCTGGGAGGAACGCGCCAGGCCCGTTCGCGAAGAAATGCTTAAAGCGCTCCAGCCGTCCAAGGGAAGCTGA
- a CDS encoding PEP-CTERM sorting domain-containing protein, translating into MFKRKAILAIVAFAAVVASSSSVFASAWPVNASGTNTAFGWTSGEHLDFVPDSTAFGSPAVDELGFFFRNDYGDMYFRAEQGGPNTVHGSVDFEFDIAGSNPGGAGPISQIIFRERGTWGGNLADIQIQYDFSMFSASQLLLIAPESIFADFNMDGTWEAEYILTPAGATALNQFFAPIFGFENAQIQITNILHVSGSNPDTFVQKTYSSVIFPEPGTIGLLAVLGGVALIRRRR; encoded by the coding sequence ATGTTCAAGCGGAAAGCAATTCTCGCGATTGTTGCATTTGCTGCGGTCGTTGCGTCCAGTTCGTCTGTGTTCGCTTCGGCATGGCCGGTGAATGCGTCCGGGACCAACACGGCGTTCGGCTGGACCTCGGGTGAGCATCTGGATTTCGTTCCCGACTCGACTGCATTTGGATCGCCGGCGGTTGATGAACTTGGATTTTTCTTCCGCAATGACTATGGCGACATGTACTTCCGTGCTGAGCAGGGTGGCCCGAATACGGTGCACGGCTCGGTCGATTTTGAATTCGATATCGCTGGATCGAATCCGGGAGGAGCCGGTCCGATTTCGCAGATCATTTTCCGAGAGCGTGGAACATGGGGCGGGAACCTGGCGGACATCCAGATTCAGTATGACTTCAGCATGTTTTCAGCGAGCCAGCTGCTGTTGATTGCACCCGAATCGATTTTCGCGGATTTCAATATGGACGGGACATGGGAAGCGGAATACATCCTCACTCCCGCAGGTGCGACGGCGTTGAATCAGTTCTTCGCGCCGATCTTCGGCTTTGAGAACGCCCAGATTCAGATTACGAATATCCTGCATGTTAGCGGTTCGAACCCGGACACGTTTGTTCAGAAGACGTATTCGTCGGTGATTTTCCCCGAGCCTGGTACGATTGGACTTCTGGCGGTCCTGGGCGGTGTCGCACTGATTCGCCGCCGGCGCTAA
- the cmk gene encoding (d)CMP kinase — translation MIITIDGPAGSGKSTAARKLAAKLGVAYLDTGAMYRAIAHAALERGVHLKDQDALIAVARDVEISLDCGPTHTRVTIDGVDVSEAIRTMAVNQATSYVARIQQIRDLLVQKQREIGRRLGSLVSEGRDQGSVVFPNADLKFFLDAAIEKRALRRYQELSADGEEASYELILENLQQRDGNDQRQWAPLLEPASAVHIDTSNMSSHEVVERLLVEVHRKMDSKSGADSMDRPAALTSPMPK, via the coding sequence ATGATCATCACGATCGACGGTCCGGCCGGCTCGGGAAAAAGCACTGCGGCGCGTAAGCTCGCTGCTAAGCTTGGAGTCGCTTATCTCGATACCGGCGCGATGTACCGGGCCATTGCCCACGCCGCGCTGGAACGGGGCGTCCATTTGAAGGATCAGGACGCACTCATTGCCGTCGCCCGCGACGTGGAAATCAGCCTCGACTGCGGACCGACACATACGCGCGTTACCATCGACGGAGTCGATGTCAGCGAAGCGATCCGAACGATGGCAGTCAACCAGGCCACGAGCTACGTCGCGAGAATCCAGCAGATACGCGATCTGCTCGTCCAGAAGCAGCGCGAGATCGGCCGACGTCTGGGTTCGCTGGTTTCCGAAGGTCGTGATCAGGGAAGCGTCGTCTTTCCCAATGCGGACCTGAAGTTCTTCCTGGATGCCGCAATCGAAAAGCGCGCCTTGCGCCGCTATCAGGAGCTTTCCGCGGATGGCGAAGAAGCGTCATACGAACTGATCCTCGAAAATCTCCAGCAGCGCGACGGCAATGATCAACGCCAATGGGCGCCGCTCCTGGAGCCGGCTTCGGCGGTCCACATCGACACCTCCAACATGTCGAGCCACGAAGTCGTCGAACGGCTGCTCGTCGAAGTCCACCGAAAAATGGATTCGAAGTCCGGAGCCGATTCGATGGATCGCCCTGCCGCATTGACATCGCCGATGCCCAAGTGA
- a CDS encoding NADH-quinone oxidoreductase subunit D, giving the protein MADITLEAQPDINLDLSVDRIQQEDLPTEEMLVNMGPQHPATHGVLRVVLRTDGEMVLESVPHIGYLHRCAEKIGETVQPYQYVPYTDRMDYLAGMNNNLAFALAVEKLSGLEAEITARSRYIRVIFAELNRIASHLVAIGTYGLDLGAFTPFLYCFREREYILDLFENTCGARLTYSYITIGGVTDDVPENFIDVCTEFLDYFEPKIDEYNNLLSYNHIFVKRTGNVGVITAADAIEYGLSGPVLRGSGVNFDLRKAKPYSGYEEFDFDIPVGDGRKGTVGDCWDRYFVRMCEMEQSVKIIRQALEKLRGTEGQETLHKKGKTLKLPDDEVYFEIENPRGQLGFFVKGDGGAIPARVKARGPSFCNLCITEKVGRNVLLGDMAAIIGSIDVVMGEVDR; this is encoded by the coding sequence ATGGCTGACATCACCCTCGAAGCCCAGCCGGACATCAACCTCGATCTTTCAGTTGATCGCATTCAGCAGGAAGACCTACCCACCGAGGAAATGCTCGTCAACATGGGGCCGCAGCATCCCGCGACCCACGGCGTGCTCCGAGTCGTCCTTCGCACCGACGGCGAGATGGTGCTCGAGTCCGTGCCGCATATCGGCTATCTCCATCGCTGCGCCGAGAAGATTGGTGAGACCGTCCAACCTTACCAGTACGTACCCTACACGGACCGAATGGACTACCTCGCGGGTATGAACAACAACCTGGCGTTCGCGTTGGCTGTCGAAAAGCTCTCCGGGCTTGAAGCCGAGATCACCGCACGAAGCCGATATATCCGGGTCATCTTCGCGGAACTGAACCGCATCGCTTCGCATCTCGTCGCAATCGGCACATACGGCCTCGATCTCGGCGCGTTCACGCCATTCCTCTACTGCTTCCGCGAGCGAGAGTACATCCTCGATCTTTTCGAGAATACCTGCGGAGCCAGGCTGACCTACAGCTACATCACCATTGGCGGCGTGACGGACGACGTGCCGGAAAACTTCATCGACGTCTGTACGGAGTTCCTCGATTACTTCGAGCCGAAGATCGACGAATACAACAACCTGCTCTCATACAATCACATCTTCGTCAAACGAACCGGAAACGTTGGCGTCATCACGGCAGCGGACGCGATTGAGTACGGCCTGTCAGGTCCGGTCCTGCGTGGATCGGGAGTCAATTTCGACCTTCGCAAGGCCAAGCCCTATTCCGGCTACGAAGAATTCGATTTTGATATTCCCGTCGGCGATGGACGCAAAGGCACCGTCGGCGACTGCTGGGACCGCTACTTCGTACGCATGTGCGAGATGGAGCAATCCGTGAAGATCATCCGCCAGGCCCTCGAAAAGCTTCGCGGCACCGAAGGCCAGGAAACGCTCCACAAGAAGGGCAAAACTCTGAAACTGCCCGATGATGAAGTGTACTTCGAAATCGAGAATCCTCGCGGACAGCTTGGTTTTTTTGTTAAAGGCGACGGCGGCGCGATTCCCGCTCGCGTAAAGGCCCGCGGCCCCAGCTTCTGCAATCTCTGCATCACGGAAAAAGTCGGAAGAAACGTCCTGCTCGGCGACATGGCTGCCATCATCGGCAGCATCGATGTCGTAATGGGTGAGGTCGATCGTTAA
- the nuoB gene encoding NADH-quinone oxidoreductase subunit NuoB: MSWIENRFEEGMIITSLDWAINWGRTCSIWPMTFGLACCAIEMMAIGASRFDVDRFGAGAFRASPRQADLMIVAGTVTYKMASRVKRLYNQMPEPKYVMAMGACTIGGGPYFKNGYHVVKGVDLVVPVDIYVPGCPPRPEALIEGLMRLQDKIKHQSLARDRWLAVKDAAFSPATTATN; encoded by the coding sequence ATGAGCTGGATCGAGAATCGCTTTGAAGAAGGCATGATCATCACATCGCTCGATTGGGCGATCAACTGGGGTCGAACGTGCAGCATCTGGCCGATGACCTTCGGCCTGGCATGCTGCGCCATCGAGATGATGGCCATTGGCGCCAGCCGATTCGACGTGGACCGTTTCGGTGCGGGCGCCTTTCGCGCCAGCCCACGTCAGGCCGATCTGATGATCGTCGCCGGCACCGTGACATACAAGATGGCCAGTCGTGTCAAGCGACTCTACAACCAGATGCCCGAACCGAAGTACGTCATGGCGATGGGCGCCTGCACGATCGGCGGCGGTCCATACTTCAAGAACGGCTACCATGTCGTCAAAGGCGTGGACCTCGTCGTACCCGTGGACATCTACGTCCCCGGGTGTCCCCCTCGACCTGAGGCGCTGATCGAAGGACTGATGCGCCTGCAGGACAAAATCAAGCACCAGTCGCTGGCCCGGGATCGCTGGCTGGCCGTCAAGGACGCTGCATTTTCACCGGCGACCACCGCAACAAACTAA
- a CDS encoding NADH-quinone oxidoreductase subunit C encodes MAPEELADLLKKQFGEKIAGFKFETAHPRIEVRPDAWPEVARFLKSDSRLQLNFLRCITAVDLLEDEQFAAIYDLLSVRSAARPGAAWTMANEIAFEIRVPRSAPRIPTVADVWRAADWHEREAYDLMGIVFDGHPDSVTDEDGTHPRRILCPDDWAGHPLQKDYKFPMEYHGIPAVTEYEQTRPIH; translated from the coding sequence ATGGCACCAGAAGAACTGGCGGATTTGTTGAAAAAGCAGTTCGGCGAGAAGATCGCCGGTTTCAAATTCGAAACCGCGCATCCTCGGATCGAAGTTCGGCCGGATGCCTGGCCTGAAGTCGCCCGATTTCTGAAGAGCGATTCGCGCCTCCAGCTCAATTTCCTTCGCTGCATTACGGCCGTTGACTTGCTTGAGGACGAACAATTTGCAGCCATATACGACCTGCTTTCAGTTCGATCCGCTGCCAGGCCCGGCGCGGCATGGACCATGGCCAACGAAATTGCGTTCGAGATCAGAGTGCCGCGATCCGCGCCGCGCATACCCACGGTCGCCGATGTATGGCGAGCGGCCGATTGGCACGAGCGAGAGGCCTATGACCTGATGGGAATCGTCTTTGACGGCCATCCCGACTCCGTGACCGATGAGGACGGCACCCACCCGCGCCGAATCCTCTGCCCCGACGACTGGGCCGGGCACCCCCTTCAGAAGGACTACAAATTCCCGATGGAGTATCATGGCATCCCCGCCGTGACTGAATACGAACAGACGCGACCCATTCATTGA
- a CDS encoding M4 family metallopeptidase: protein MAIVDAVPGPPSSVQVRVIRSTQAGRVTWVIAEGGGASAPSFEDSAAIFGVQSLEDDLQFVDEAIDAQGRLRRRFQQVHCGVPVFSGILLAHFREGGELTAVNGRYYAVPSEFSTVPPISPDAAVDSARRSIESMDATAHSVELMIVDPGWYGDPPAGVRLAYHVVLLASNPHREEAFFVDANKGVILDQWSVLCDALDRRVHTAFGLTELPGTLIRAEGDPVYGDGEIDRTYDYLGDAYNYFLLGFGRDSYDDQGSPLVATTYYDAVNCPIYPNASWSFVFRWMYYCPGLTVDDIVAHEYMHGVTQYTANLIYQNQSGQLNESFSDIFGELVDLFNSGSAFAGQSDGTAWVEHESGPGNDWPNNLRGTMCSYRNEAWPDGVRWLIGEDAAPFPIGLRDMWRPTCYSHPDKSTSPLQGCSLNDNGGVHSGSGILNHCFAIVCDGKTFNGQTVSGIGPIKAGAIWYRALSTYLTVASDFEDAYHAINQAALDLVGTFPLDPRTGLPSNQEITAADAAEVNKALLAVELNVPGACGETVPLLDSSPAPQCAEPIVIFADDFESGATGWTVSNTGPNTVYDWVLRSSLPFNRPGTAWFCDDPNLTNCGPDVAEAAIHSLISPATVVPQGVETLTLTFDHFMESEPRFDGGTVAIQVNGGDWVYLPTVAYHYNRHNTSLFQVVQDNTNPLAGRPAFSGYGGSWGTTVVDIGAFASAGDTIRVRFDFAKDDCFGLTGWFVDDVRIFACGSSGDCDGNGLPDEMDAELALDAAYFLRQIPNRSTSFISDADPHPSAGMNKRAEDFELLRPARLEGLRFWGGYTPNAPAPDSFTIRIYTWNGGIPGTFITERTAIVPSRVATGRTFGSASFPTTEYVYQATLSTPVDLTAGRYFVELFNDTSGHPSTWLWERALFGWLPGSGQLGQICQTYCHDPLYNFAIDLLGRYDGTIRGDLNSDSLVNLGDIAEFVAVLLNDSASGAHHCAADINRDGRADGEDVVDFVGCILSAGCP from the coding sequence GTGGCAATTGTCGACGCGGTGCCGGGGCCGCCGTCGTCCGTTCAAGTGAGAGTTATTCGCTCGACACAGGCCGGTCGGGTGACCTGGGTCATCGCCGAAGGCGGTGGTGCGTCTGCGCCGAGTTTTGAAGACTCGGCTGCGATTTTCGGCGTACAGTCACTCGAAGATGACCTGCAATTCGTGGACGAGGCGATTGACGCGCAGGGCCGGTTACGACGTCGTTTTCAGCAGGTGCACTGCGGGGTTCCGGTTTTTTCCGGCATCCTGCTCGCACATTTCCGAGAAGGCGGGGAGTTGACCGCGGTCAACGGTAGATACTATGCCGTGCCGTCAGAATTTTCGACGGTTCCGCCCATCTCGCCGGATGCAGCCGTCGATTCGGCGCGACGTTCGATTGAGAGCATGGATGCGACGGCGCATTCCGTTGAATTGATGATTGTGGATCCCGGATGGTATGGCGACCCGCCCGCCGGCGTGAGGTTGGCCTATCATGTGGTTCTTCTCGCCTCGAACCCGCATCGTGAAGAGGCGTTTTTTGTCGATGCGAACAAGGGCGTTATACTCGACCAGTGGTCTGTGCTTTGCGACGCGCTCGATCGGCGCGTGCATACTGCCTTCGGGCTGACGGAGCTTCCCGGGACGCTGATCCGCGCGGAAGGCGACCCGGTCTATGGTGATGGTGAAATCGATCGGACGTATGACTACCTTGGCGATGCGTACAACTACTTTCTGCTGGGTTTCGGTCGCGACAGTTACGACGATCAGGGATCGCCGCTGGTGGCCACGACATATTATGATGCTGTCAATTGCCCGATCTATCCGAACGCGTCGTGGAGCTTCGTATTTCGGTGGATGTATTACTGTCCCGGATTGACGGTCGATGACATCGTCGCCCACGAGTACATGCACGGGGTCACGCAGTACACGGCGAACCTGATTTATCAGAACCAGTCGGGACAACTTAATGAGAGTTTCTCGGATATCTTCGGAGAACTCGTCGACTTGTTCAACAGCGGGTCGGCTTTTGCGGGACAGTCCGATGGCACTGCGTGGGTTGAACACGAGTCGGGCCCCGGCAATGACTGGCCGAACAATCTTCGCGGCACGATGTGCAGCTACCGAAACGAAGCCTGGCCGGACGGGGTGCGATGGCTGATCGGAGAGGATGCGGCCCCGTTCCCGATCGGCCTTCGGGATATGTGGCGGCCTACCTGCTACAGTCATCCGGACAAATCGACATCGCCATTGCAAGGCTGCTCGCTGAATGACAATGGCGGGGTTCATAGCGGCAGCGGCATTCTGAATCATTGCTTCGCGATCGTTTGCGACGGCAAGACATTCAATGGTCAGACGGTTTCGGGCATCGGGCCGATCAAGGCCGGGGCGATCTGGTATCGAGCGTTGAGTACGTATCTCACGGTGGCGTCTGATTTCGAGGATGCCTACCACGCAATCAACCAGGCCGCATTGGACCTTGTCGGGACTTTCCCGCTCGATCCGCGCACGGGCTTGCCTTCGAATCAGGAGATTACGGCGGCCGATGCGGCCGAAGTGAACAAGGCGCTGCTCGCGGTGGAGTTGAACGTGCCGGGGGCGTGCGGCGAGACGGTTCCATTGCTCGATTCGTCGCCGGCGCCCCAGTGCGCGGAGCCAATAGTCATCTTCGCTGACGATTTTGAATCCGGGGCGACGGGATGGACGGTTTCGAATACCGGCCCCAATACCGTATATGACTGGGTTCTCCGTTCGTCGCTTCCATTCAATCGACCCGGGACGGCCTGGTTTTGTGACGACCCCAATCTGACGAACTGCGGGCCGGATGTCGCGGAGGCGGCGATCCATTCATTGATCAGCCCGGCGACTGTCGTGCCGCAGGGTGTCGAGACACTAACACTAACGTTCGATCATTTCATGGAGTCGGAGCCTCGCTTTGACGGCGGGACGGTCGCAATTCAGGTGAATGGCGGAGACTGGGTCTATCTTCCCACCGTGGCGTATCACTACAATCGCCACAACACCAGTCTGTTTCAAGTCGTCCAGGACAATACCAATCCGCTTGCCGGCAGACCCGCATTCAGCGGCTATGGCGGATCGTGGGGTACGACGGTCGTGGACATCGGCGCATTTGCATCGGCCGGAGACACGATTCGCGTGAGGTTCGATTTTGCGAAGGATGACTGCTTCGGGCTGACGGGATGGTTTGTGGATGATGTTCGAATCTTTGCCTGCGGTAGCAGCGGCGACTGCGACGGCAACGGCCTGCCGGATGAGATGGACGCGGAACTCGCGCTGGATGCAGCGTATTTCCTGCGTCAGATTCCGAACCGGTCCACGAGCTTCATCAGCGATGCGGATCCTCATCCTTCCGCCGGCATGAACAAACGAGCTGAGGATTTTGAACTGCTTCGTCCAGCAAGGCTTGAAGGTCTGCGATTCTGGGGCGGATACACGCCGAATGCTCCCGCGCCGGATTCGTTCACGATTCGCATTTATACATGGAATGGTGGAATCCCCGGAACGTTTATCACGGAACGAACCGCCATTGTTCCGAGCCGGGTTGCGACGGGTAGGACCTTCGGCAGCGCATCGTTTCCGACAACCGAGTATGTGTACCAGGCGACGCTTTCGACGCCGGTCGATTTGACTGCCGGGCGGTATTTTGTGGAGTTGTTCAACGACACCAGCGGGCATCCGTCGACATGGTTGTGGGAACGGGCGCTCTTTGGCTGGCTCCCCGGCTCGGGTCAGTTGGGACAGATCTGTCAGACTTATTGCCACGACCCGCTCTATAACTTCGCGATCGATCTGCTGGGCCGCTACGATGGCACCATCCGTGGTGATCTGAATTCGGACAGCCTGGTGAATCTCGGCGACATCGCCGAATTCGTCGCGGTCCTGCTGAATGATTCCGCATCCGGAGCCCATCACTGTGCCGCGGACATCAATCGCGACGGCCGAGCGGATGGCGAGGATGTCGTGGATTTTGTCGGCTGCATTCTCTCCGCCGGCTGCCCCTGA
- a CDS encoding isoprenylcysteine carboxylmethyltransferase family protein, with the protein MAKRSAVLTYGIVCYTAFLLTFLALIGFVTDIGLPKTIDNGPIAESGLFILLNAIWPLLFGLQHAVMARPRFKSWWTRVIPPAAERSTFVLIASAILAMMMWQWRTMPTVIWAVDSGWGRVLLLSISFSGWGTALYSSFLINHFDLFGLRQVFMYFRGVEYRPVPFSKKSLYRYVRHPLMLGFLIAFWAIPTMTLGHLMFASIFTAYILLGTRIEERDLLTQIGDDYRRYRAQTPMLIPQPFRKPVEVGEPRAETA; encoded by the coding sequence ATGGCGAAGCGAAGTGCGGTACTTACCTACGGAATCGTTTGCTACACGGCATTTCTATTGACTTTCCTCGCATTGATTGGATTCGTGACCGACATCGGCCTTCCAAAGACAATTGACAACGGGCCGATTGCGGAATCGGGACTTTTCATCCTCCTTAATGCAATATGGCCGCTGCTCTTCGGCTTACAACATGCGGTCATGGCAAGGCCACGATTCAAGTCGTGGTGGACACGAGTCATTCCGCCAGCCGCGGAGCGAAGTACCTTCGTCCTGATCGCATCCGCAATCCTCGCGATGATGATGTGGCAGTGGCGAACCATGCCCACCGTCATCTGGGCCGTCGATTCGGGCTGGGGCCGGGTTCTCCTGCTGAGCATTTCCTTCTCCGGATGGGGCACCGCGCTATACTCGTCGTTTCTCATCAATCACTTTGACTTGTTCGGGCTTCGGCAGGTGTTCATGTATTTTCGTGGCGTCGAATATAGACCGGTGCCTTTTTCAAAGAAGTCGCTCTACCGGTACGTCCGACACCCGCTGATGCTCGGATTCTTGATCGCTTTCTGGGCCATCCCGACGATGACTCTGGGGCATCTCATGTTTGCCTCCATCTTCACGGCCTACATCCTCCTCGGTACCCGAATCGAAGAAAGAGATCTGTTGACGCAAATCGGCGACGACTATCGGCGATATCGAGCACAGACACCAATGCTCATTCCGCAGCCTTTCCGGAAACCAGTGGAGGTCGGCGAGCCCCGTGCCGAAACAGCCTGA
- a CDS encoding NADH-quinone oxidoreductase subunit A, which translates to MGHDLVFGVLLFALAGFLMAFVALLAGKFLRTSLPHPDKDSAYECGEPTIGSSWVQFDLRFYVVALVFLIFDIEIALFYPWAVVYKSAGVAGLWDMLFFFAVLVLGFLYLWRFGYLDWVRATEGQRQPVEARPDDRMGKAARQWA; encoded by the coding sequence ATGGGTCACGATCTCGTTTTCGGAGTTCTTCTCTTCGCCCTCGCCGGCTTTCTGATGGCCTTCGTCGCTTTGTTGGCCGGAAAGTTTCTGAGGACATCCCTGCCGCATCCCGACAAGGATTCGGCCTACGAGTGCGGCGAGCCGACCATCGGTTCGAGCTGGGTTCAGTTCGATCTTCGATTTTATGTGGTCGCGCTGGTGTTTCTGATTTTCGACATCGAAATCGCCCTCTTTTACCCGTGGGCGGTCGTCTATAAGTCGGCGGGCGTGGCCGGCCTGTGGGACATGCTCTTCTTCTTCGCGGTGCTGGTGCTCGGATTTCTCTACCTGTGGCGATTCGGCTACCTTGACTGGGTCCGGGCCACGGAAGGACAACGCCAGCCAGTCGAAGCTCGGCCGGACGATCGGATGGGTAAAGCCGCGCGGCAGTGGGCCTGA